CACCGGATACAGAGAAGATACCGTGACAACGTCGCCAGGTGCCCGAGACACGACGGAAACGATTGCGGAAGAGGCATACGACAGTCAGACCGGCCAGAGCGACTATTCTCAAGCAGACTCTATTCACGGCATTAGCGCGGCTAAGAATGCGTTGGAATCTACACGGAAAAACGAGCATCAAAACGAAGACCGGAGGCTCTTACAATGGTCCAGCGCAGAGTGTGAGAGTCCGAAGGCTGACCAAGAGCAAATTCGTCGTGAAAATGCAGCGGTACGCTTTTCGTAGTGTTCGTGTTCAGTAAAGAAAAGAATCATGAGCATTGTCTCCGGAAAGGTGTGGAAAACTTTCGTCGATGAGACACAATCGCGTGTTGTATCGACGTGGGTCTGTGTTCGTGAACACTGCGCCCGTACTGTACTTGAAGTCTTGtccgtttcttccctgtATTCCTGGTCTTTGATCAGGTTTTTTCGGTAACTTTTTCACCCTTCGCTCCTTCCTGTCGTCGTTCGCGCACGCTTTTAACAAACCCTCAGACGAACGGGGGATCTTGAGAAAAATGCCTGCTTCTTGCTCTGCCTGTTTGCTCCTCTGggctcgttttcttcattttTTGAGCGTATCGcctttttcgcctctgcaCGCGTCCCATCTTCCATCTGCATACTTGTCTCTACAtcttttctccgttgtcCATCCTGTCTTCCTTTTTGTATCTCTCCGTATCTAACTGGATGACAGAAGACGCTCCAGCAGCGGTGGCGACAGCGTTGCCTGTCGGCTGCATTGGACTTTGAGGCTTTGGTAAGCGaacacagaagcagaggaagcagttTCTTTTCAAGACTGTTCCGCCATTTATCTCACGGCCTCTCTTCAGGTTTCTCACCCTCCCTCCCCCATTCTGCCGTCTGTAGACGCTCAATCTGAGCACTATCGGTCATGCACTCGACGTGAGAAATGGATGGACTGTTTATGTGGAGCTACAGAAAACTTTCACTGTAGCTTAGAAGTCGTAATACGAGCCGTTTTCAGTTCGCTGATGTACACGTGATCCGCCTACCAGAATGTATTCCTCAGATCCAGTAGAATGAGTCGCACTGCGATGTTTCTCTGACACTTCAACTAAACGTCGCTCCGGCGTCTGTGGCTCACTGCCGGTAGATTCGCAGGTTCGATCTGAGTTTCACAGACAATTCGGGTTGTTTCATCCCTCGAAacccttttttctgtctaGGTCTGCTGCATTCGACACATTCGGACTTTGGCTGCTGTCGAGATCCAACGTATCTACCGAGGTAAACCATATCGGACGCGTCCCACTCTGGTCCGTCCGTGCGCCGGACTGGCAGGCGAAAATGTTTGCGACGGTCTTCGCCAGAACAAGATTCTCAGAATCTGGCAaacgactgcatgcgtcttcgcACGATGTTTGCTCATCCGTATCTGTTCATGGTTCAGCGCCAACGCCGTCGGTATGCATCGCTGTAGTCTTTTTATAGTCTTTCTCCACGTGATGGCGCGCTCACGCGGTTCCGCCCTGTTTTTTCTAGGATCTCGTCTTCGAAGGATTCTCAAAGAAGAACTGCATTGTCTTATCTTGACACTTCGTGAAGAGGACGTCGTCCAGGCGGATGGCGAAGGTGACgcttcgagagagagaggacgcggtGATCGAGAAGGCTTGAGGAGTGTCGAGGTGAGTAGTGAGGTGTCACGTCGCGGCTAGTAGTTTCCTTCCTGATTTTTATCGTTTGTTTCCTTCGCGGGCATTTCCAATTCTTTTGCTCGACACCAGAAATATACCCACCAAGAAGATAAGTTTGGTGGCAACTGGAAATCCAAGATTCCAAAGTGAACTTAAACGTTTACGTACCTGAAAAAGTAAGATGCCAACGTGCATTCGTGGACGAGTATTCGCGAAACTCAGCAAATTGCATGGTGGAATTTAGGTTTATTACAGGACGCACGCCTTGTTCTGTCTACCCAAGGACACAGCGTTCCCCTCCCTCATGGGTGTGCCTTCACGATGTAGAAAGGCAGACCCAAGGATAAAGACAGATTTGGAGGTAGACCCGGAGAGATAGGACGATTAGCCACATTGCAAAGGTAATGATGCAGATTTTGATGCGCTGACTTGCAGCTTATTGGAGCCTTTGGAGACCACCCTTGGGAAGAGCGAATTCGTATGCGGTTCTGCTCCGTACGGAGGTAAGGTACAACGGTTACAGCGTGCTTCCGTTCCCTCTTGAGTTTAcctctttgtttcctgcAACTATcccagagagacaagcatcATTCACGCGTGTAGGAACCTTTTTCCCCCATAGAAAAGTTTTAACAGTTCTGCTTGCACGGCAGCCGTACGCAACACTCCAGAATTCGACAACGTTTCCTCACTCCCTCTTGGTTTTCTATGTAACAGCGACAGGCATCTTTCTCCAGGCTTTGCTGAAGTATATCTATTCTCAGCCACTGTGTCTGTGAAGCCTCCTTTACTTGCGGGCGTgacaaaaaggaaaaaacgtaTGTGTGCGTGCTTCGAACTCATATCGGCAGTCGGCGAACAAAGGCACCTGTAGGTGTATGTCCGTCTCGTTTTTGGAACGACTCAGATGCAAATGAAAAAGACACCTGTGCACAGGTAGTGAGACAGATATCCTAACACTTAccgtatatgtatatcaaCAGGCGGAACATGTATCAGTTACCGGGATCAGCATGCGTACTCGCACAAAGACATCGAGATACAAACAAATGCGTCTGTGGGTGCCAGCACACTAGTGTCCGATTCTGTCCAGCTGTTCATCTCGACTCGCTGCTTTCGCTGTCAACAAGaacctgtgcatgcgttcaaCGGGTATGGAGCGTCCGGCGAAGCGGTCAGTCTCTGTCAAACCCCCACCACGATGTGTCGAACCGTGGGAGTTCTTCACGGGAACACAGTTATGGCAAACATTCGTAGAGTTTCTTTTCAACGCGCCTATCCAATTCTATGTTGTCCTCGCAGATGCTATACTGCTGCAAGGCCGTATACAGTAGGACGACATCTGTTCAAGTTTATTGTTGACAACATCTACCGATGCAGCTCGCAGTATGCCCAGGTTGCAGTAAGTAACACTTCTCAATACGgatataaatgtatatatttcTGTGTTTACGACTTATAAGGTGCTTGCATTTTCAAGATGGGGATTCAGTCAAGTATCTTTGATCCCTTCCCCtcacgcatatatatatatatatatatatatattcagaAATTTGGGGTATTCTTGTGAGTGTTTTTGCAATACATTTTGGCTTTCTTTGTCCACGGATAGGAATTGGGCACCGGCTTCTGAATGTCCCTTGCTGTTTGCGAtccctgccttcttccttctcccttgtcATTTTCCATTTAagtcttctttccctgtgctctcttcttcgcaggaTCCAGACGGAAATATGAACAACTATATCGACGTCTCAGAACCGGttcctcctgctctctgcctcgttcctcgttttccctgGCCACTTGCCCGCTCGTTCCGGTGCGGGGGACCCCCGTCTGTTGTGGACCTTTGTGGAACCCTTTCAAAGcacgttttttctcctcaagcagaacaaggggaagaaaaccgAAAAACTGATGCTGCGAATGATAGTGGAGACAGTATGCGCGATCGGTGGAGGCAGGAGAGCAAAAATGGCGAGAAAAGCTGTagcaaagaaacgagaagtaATAGAAACGTTGCATGTGGGAAACCGTCCACCGTTCCGGTTTCAAAGGACCAAACGGGTGGGCACAACTCTCCGCGATTACACTGTCATGGAAACGGTGAAGCAGAACTTGGTGATGGGAAGAGTGAAGCGGACGGGGTCGAGACGTCCACGCGTGAAAATTTTGTAGAGAGCCTGGAAGTCCAGACGAGCTCCCAGAACGTGGACACGAGGACCGGAGATCAGCCTGCAGAGGCTCAGTTGGGCGATGAATCGCTGCGATCCTCAATCACTTTACCGGAAACAACAAGACggttttcgctctctctcccacTCCGAAGCCACACAGGTCGTTGCCAGAAAGTGAACGCCCAAGAAGGACAAGAGGACAATGAAGTCAGGCTAGTTTGCTCTCTGGAGACACCACTGAGTAGGGTGCCGACGCTCAGTGTATTGCCGGAGGCAGCGGAGCGGATAAATTCgcgcgacggagaggagccAGCAGGTCACCCAGCCGGAGTGTCGGAAGAAGGCTCTGTGCAGCGACTTCTCTGCGGTCACACTGATGAAGAAAATCCAGAAATGTTGGCAGACTTGGACGATGTAgttgctcctcttctccgctttccCCGATGGTCAGCTCTCGGTCGGCGAGAAAGGCATGAGAGAAGTTCTCGCATTCTTCCGGCCCTCTGGCGAACCGCTTTGAGCAGAAAGTCTTCTGTCGAAAATTCACCGCCAGGACGGGGCTGCAACGCCGCAACGaatgtctctgtctcttctttccctgcAGCTAAGGAGAAATGTAAAGACTGCGGCAGTGGCCACAGCCCCAGCGACGGTTCGCAGACCTCTCGGTCCCCAGCGTTGCCAGAATGGGCTTGGAACACAACTCGCGTTTGGTCGCCGAGTCCTCGTCAAGTCGCCGCCCGGATACACTTTGGCGGAGACGCTGTCGGGGAAAGTTTCCGTGAAGGAGACTGCGGTTGTGAAAGCCTATTTAGACGCGCACAAGCGCCAGACAAAGCAAGCCACAGTAATCCCTCTTGTTTTCATGGTTTTGAGGCCGAAGACAAACCGGGAAAGGACATGAGCTTCGACACTCTCCATCAGGTCGAAAAACATTCCACGTTCTCCTCGCCGGGAAGTGTTCAGAGCGCAAGCGACACGCGAGATTCTCTGATTTGCACATCTGAGCAGCctctggaaaaaagaatgaGACACAGACAGGGAGATTCAAAAAGACGAGCGCAGAGTTTACCTGCATGCCACCACAGGCAAAATACGGTTTCATGTCTCGTAGAAACCGTCACCAAGCTTCAgccgcgaagaaggggaagccTTATCGCACCGGATTCGGATACCATTGCATCACTTGACAGTGGAGGTGGGGTGTCTGTATACCTCAACGAGCCCAGCATGGACGCGACTGAGGCGCTCGCGTTAGCTGATGTGGCCAGTGTTTCTCAGTCGTCGGAAGAATCCCGAGGGCGCCAGAATACGACAAACGTTTTGGTTTTCGATGGCACCGTATCGGCGCTCGTTGTTCCTGGTCTGGAAGGAGGTGGTGTTGCCTCGAAGAGTTGCGGGAGTCGAGTCGCCGATCTCAACGAATCGAAAAGGGAGGCCCACCCCGACGCTGTACACACACTTGGGGCGAAAGGCTCGGTTTCACTCGACAGAAATCCGTCGCTGTCATATGCCGTAGTGAGCAGCGAAGGACACAGACACTCTTcagaagcaggaaacgagagCTCATGTGTGCTTCTGGTTGGCCCACGTCCATCTGAAGGGGAAGGGGAGCAACTAATAGAAAGCGACCCGTTCGCCGGAGCGAGCGACGGAGTAAAAGTTTGTAGGCGTTCCGGTGCGTCAGCGGAGGCCACTGACGGGTCAGAAATGCAGAGCAGATCAAcccagaaacaaagacaggAGACTTCAGCCTGCTCGTCTTCAGATGGGCTTTCGCGTGGAACAGCAGTGTTGAGAAAACAAACGTCTTTTAGTGATCTGCCTGTCTCACGCCTGCGCGAGGAGATTCAGCggcaaaaggagaaaggcaggaGTGACATACTTATTCAGGGCAAAGGGAGGTTCTCGGGTGTCAGTCTTCCAGCGAATATCAGTCCCCAATGTGGTGAGCTGGACGGGATGAACCGGTTAACAAGAGAACCGTTTCAAAACCGTAAAAAGGCAGCCAGTGCGGACTGGTCTGTAGAATTCGCGGCTACGCACATGGAGGAGCGCTGTGAGCAGTTTGTCGAACATGAAAGTAAACTTGTGgggtggaagagagaggaaactcaGGAAAAGGAGTCTGTTCGCGGCAAGGATCAGAGCGGCAATGCCCTATTAGTggtggaggaagcgaagctTCGACGTCCCTGTGGCCGCTTGCCTCCACTTGCCTTGGAAAAGCTGTTGTTTACAGCTGCTCTGAAGATTCCGGAGAAGTGCATCCACTCCGCGATTTCTCAATCGATGCCGATTGCCTGGCTCCGAGGGAttcaagaagaaacaacgagCAAAGTGCTCTGCAGAGTGGCAGCTCTACGGAGGCCCACGCCGTCAGACAGCCCGCATCCGTGTGGCATGCAAGAGCTGGGTGGAGGTCGGTGAGATGGAACGTACAGTGTGTGAAAGAGCTCGCCCGTGAAAGAGAGCATTTCGAACAAGTTACATGAAGGAGAGCTTCGCCACTGACGGCTAGCGTCCGTCAGGAAACAAACGAGGGAAACGTGGAAAACCACATGAACAAACAAGCAGAGCTGCCtgccctctctgcgtctAGACCGCTCGTCACGAGCGCGGCGAAAGTGCTAGTAATAATCAACACCATGACTGTCGTTTATCCTAGCAACGCGGAACGCAGAACAACTCCGCGTCTTAAAGTGTTCTCGTAGGCGCCACAAAAAATCGTACAAGTGACAATCTGAGATTCGAAAAATATGTCGAGACATTCGCTTGCAGATGAACGTGAAACTGCCCGTTACGTGTGACGCTCGGGGAACGGCTCGCACAGCGGAAAGACTAGAAAACTTTCTGGAAAATATGCCACATATGGCTGGACAGATTCACGCAGTCTTCCTATCCCGACGCATGTAGCGCGATATCTGAGTAACACTGTGTTCCGCCTCACACAGACCTGGTGTCTAGATGACTGCATTCGCACAAAGGTACAGACAAATAAAACATAAAATTCCCTTGGCAAGCATAGAGCCTTCTCCCGCTGGCATCAAGACCGCGAGGGCAACCAGAAAGTTTGTGGATATCGGGGGCAAGTCACGGCAGTCCAGTGCCCATGCTTTCGCAGAAGATGCAGCAAACCAGCGGAGATTACGTGCATGAGCACTCTGTTGTACACAGTACATTACGCGGGAAGTGTATACCTTGCTGGCGAGGTGCTGTAGTATGGTGAGATGTGCGGGCGCTACACGTACGGTGGAAAAAGCAGATGTCAATGGTTTTGTcatcgagagaaaaagttcTAAGGACTTCCAGCAGCGAACAAGCGTAGAGAGTCACGGCGGAGACTTCCCATGCAGAATATAACGCAGAAGACACAAGGTGCCAGAGACTTTCCTGCTAACgtgaggaaagaaaaaaagccgACAACTGCATGGCAATAAAATCCTCGTGCGCTGCAGGAATATACCTGTTTCGTACCATTCGAAAAGCCTGATGACGATCCTGTTCAGACTTTCACAGTGGATACAAAGAGGCATCCGCACACTCTGTGTCCGTCTACGCTGGCTTAATGAACATATTGTCGCATACATACACCATTTTGCGTGACGCTGAAGCGTCTGGTACCTACCTAACTGGAGTCGGGCACCGTAACAAAAATGTGCGTAGTCATTAGTCTGCGCAGAAGCAGTGGCGGCCTTAAGCACCATCTGAGTGGTGGAGAATCCTTAGGTCTCTTGCTGCTCACTTTTTCCGGACCGACAATGTCTAATATTTTACGAGCGCTAGGCGCTTGTGAGAAAGAATACAGAGGAGTTGTTACCACCGCCACCGTTTCAGCCCACATAGAATCCACCTTCCCGAGAGCGTCAGTCTGCTTGACGAAAAGTGCGACAAACTTCCACCGTTGCTAATCAAAAGGGTGAGTGTACCTGGATGGTGAGAATGACGGGGACGTTTTATCGTCCGATCGCACGCAGTCATAGTGGGTAACGAGTGATCTATGTCTGTTGGCAGCGCTCGCAAAAGCGAGCAAGTCCGACAAAGGCTGTTGTTCCCTGTTATTGCAACCGATTGGAGTGCTCCGATTCATTCGTGCAGCGGAACCGCCCTCCCACATCTCTCTTCAGAACAGAACTTTCCGCCTACCCACCGACAAAGGAAGGACTTCGGGAAGGATACTTCAACTATACACGGTGCGCAGAACCCAATGAACAGAGAACGCAAATTCATCCCCCACTATGACGGAGTAAAAATTGGCACTGTTCCAGAGTTGGAAAAAGAAATTCCTGTAGTGTGAGGCGGAAGCAACGAGCTGTGACCAGCGCACggcttttctcccttccacAAAACGCCAGTAACTGAGAAACAGACCCTGGAGAAAATGGGTTTCTTGTGGTCGACTGGCGCGACGCTCCTTCCTTTGAGATGCCCATTTTAACTACCTTCTGAAGTTTTCCTCATGTTGGCCTCGCTGTTTCTGCCTACTCCCGCGTTTTCACGACATTTTGAGCCGTTAAAACGACCCATGTACGAGCGACGCGATATGGCATCTTTCCCGTTTCCTCGTCGTGCTTCGCCGTATGGTATTTTGACAGAGAAGTCCTCGACAGGCGTGACGAGCTGGTTTTCGCTTTTATCCCTTGAAAGATGCAAAACAATGAGCAAGAGTCTTTGACCCCCACCACATCACTGAAACGCGGGGAAAGGCGTTCCCCGTCTTGAAACAGAGTGTCACATCTTTGCACGGAACTTGGTAAGGCTTCACCCTGCACAGAAGCACACAAAaccaaatatatatacgacAGATACACGCACGTATGCAGAGGTGAACCTGAAAAACCGATACAGTCTTCCCGTCTATGCGGCGGTAGTCCGAACTTGTGTCTACAAAGGAACCCGTGcgcgcacacacacactggcGCAGATCCATCATCGAGGCGGCCTCTGCGTCTACTCGCGAGAGCCACGCTCCTCCCCAAACCCAACTCTGCAAATCCCCGCAAGTCGCTTTAAACAACCGACTTCCCTGTTCTGTGCATTTCGCCTACAAACAGCACCTTCCAATAACTCTGTCCATCCCTGTCCTCTACACTTTAGTTTCAGCCCCGCACCTCGGGACTGATCCCTATCTCCcatgtatatgcataaataactgtacgtatatgtatatagatgcgcaaatgcatgtgtgtcCCATGTTTTAGAAGTCGACAGTTCCACGGATGTTGGCTGTGCCTTCAACGGTCCATAGTTCCTCCTCATCGCTGTGTGTTCTCTTTGGTGTATCTTTTCCGCGCTTTACACGGCTCTGGGGGCTGTCCACAGGCACGGTTGAAGGCCTGTGTGTGTCCCTTATTACGTTTTTCACAGCCTCCTCACCCTGTGGTGAATGCGACCGATATCCGTAATCACTTTGACCGATGCTAATTCTTCTATGGCTTCTGCCTCGGCATTTACTTCCGGTGCCGTTTCGCTTGTTGGCTTCTGCGTGGGCAATTCGAACGCAGTGACAGCAAGGCGGTTGAGTGTAGCAGCAGTAGAGAGGCACCGCTGCAGACACGTAGTAGCCCGTCGGTACATAAGTCGCAGGATACACCGCCACCGGGTTCGTCACCCGTTGCAGGGTGACTGTAGGGTAGTACAAGTAGGCCatgtttcgtcttcgctaAGACAAGTAGAGTGAACTTTAACGCGGAACACGGCGTCAGAACGCTCCTCGAGTGCCGCAAATGAGTCAGGAGCACCCAGTGGAGGACATACCCGAACTCTGCTTTTCAAAAGAGTGAATGGATAAGAAAATAGATGTATTGGCGCCTGCGGGCCACAGAAACCTCGTGGGTGTAAGCCTTGCTCAAGGCTACACACCGGACAATCCAAGAAGAAACTTCGATTGGAAAGCCTCCGCTGAAAGGTGGGTCTTTCTGCTGTCCAAATGGGAAGAAAACTTCGATGGACTTCCCGGAGAGATTCGGCCCGTAACTCAAACACGCTGCGAGAAAAATCCGAGGACCCAGCGTCGAACCTTGGGTGCGAAAAAGCCCCCTAAATGAGAGATGTGCGCGCGGGAAACTCGCAAGACAAAAGGGCACCTCCTTTATCGCGAAGTATGCACCGGAAAACAGGAAAGTTGACGTGTTTTCTGGGAGCCACAAAGCGCAGAAATGGCGGTTCACAGTCGGTCAGCTGAGTACGCGGAGTCAAGCGGGTGGACGGGCTGCCACTCAAGAACggacaggcagagaggagcgtTACTGGCCAGCGTTTTTGTagctttccttctccagttTTCCAAGGGAAAGAGGCTTCTAAAGCAGTTCCTCAAACAATTGATGCGGCAAACACCGTCTCGCCAGTGTTCAAAAAAGAACTTCGTCGAGGACGGGTGGGTCTTGGGCGCCACGAGTCTGCAAATCCTGCCAGTGGACGTAGCCTCTCCAACACACATACTggaggagcagcagcggGACAACCCTGTACTCATACGTATATCAGATTTGCAGATCTTGCATAAAGATGTTTTTTGCGGCGCTCTCAAGTGGGTCACTAGTGGATCCGTTGGGCCCGTTGAGAATCGGAATcgtggaaagagaaagaaccaTGTGCGATGTGTGGTGCCACCGTGCCACCCTGGCCGTGGCTTCTTCAGCTAGATAACTCGCCTCTATGCGTCTGCAAGTCCCTGCTGAGGAGGGGTAGCAGGGTTCAATTGAGCAAGACTCCCGCTTGTCGGTTACTGGAACAGTGAAGAAAGAATGACTATcgcgcggagagaaaaggctctGGGTAATGTCTAAAGAACGAGATGAATGCAATATAATGAGGAACAGGCTGGAGTCTTACCGTTACCAGTGGCCCATCAAGAGCCAGGGGTAAGAAAACGCCGGCGGGAATATTAAAATGTACGATGGCGGATCTCCAGGCAGTCATCAATTCTTGGCTGGTGCAATGTTAATTTCTCACCGATGCATGTCGTCGGATTTAACGTCAGCATCTATTTGGAAAACCAACATTTGCAAATGTACACGGGCCGGATTCTTGTTGGCCTAGTACCTGTTTGGTAACTCTGTGAACGTGTTTTGCGCCTCCGACTTAAGGGATAGgtatacatgtgtgtgtctgaAGAGACTTCGGTGCAAGTGTTTGCGATAGCTGTCCGAGGCCATCGTCAGTATATCCCGTCGGGGTTCATCTTTATCGAGGGCTTTCTATCTCAGTTAACAAGGCATCGCTTCTCGGATTCCAGAGACGCCACCAAAAGCAAAAGAATGGTCAAACGGGATGTGCATGTTCTCTCTGAAAACGTCGTGGGGTTTTTACCAACTTCTAAAGGCACTATTATATCCCCTCGTATGACATACACAGAAAATTACATTCTTTCCGATCTCTGTACAGTACCAGTGAGACAAGTATTGAGAGGGGAGCGGCTACagacgcaggagaagcaCTGAAAGGTAAAACAGTTCCTTGGAAACTAGGGCTAGGCACAGAGGGAAGTCTAAACACGCGTGGCGCACCGTTCAGGTAAATCAGGGCATTTTTTCTTACTTTTGCGTCGAAACTGATTGTCTCATTAGGAAAACGCAAAGGTGTCTGAACGTCCAGACAGGTTTCAGTTCCTCACAAAAAGGTTTACCCTTTCCTCCCCCAACTCGCAGTCTCAGCGTCCAGTCGACAGAGTTTTAGGTTCTAATCAAACGCGGGAAAACGGCTGCTACCTTtatgttctctctttttctcctttggCGCTGAGTGCCTCTCCATGACTGTGCGCCTCGCCGCCCCGAGGAGCCACAGCCAGTCCGAAAAAGTGGTCTGGACTGCCTTGCTTTTGAACGATGAAGAAACTGCAGTCGACTGCAAAGCTGGAACAGGAAGAGGTTGTCAACGCTGCCTACAGAGCGAAGCGCTACATGAAATAAGGTGGACGATTTTCAGGGCACACATCCGAGACAGAGGCTAATGGAAGACCTGAACACCCTGTCAAAACTCTAGAAATTCTCTGAAAAAGTACAGAACTACCACAACTGAGCTGCACAAACCCTTGTagcatacatgcatgcttatatatatatatatatatagctgcatatgtgtgtataccTGTATAGCTATATGTACGCTTGTGAATCTATCAAATGTCCGTGTTTTATATACAGAAAGCGCTGGCCATACGCTCCAAATGCTTACGTATCtctgcatatatgcatgcacctatatatacatatatacatgtacatacactatatatatagatatctttacatacatacacgAGTGTGTGCGAGTTGGACAATGTAACTCATGTCGAGCTCTTCCGTGATGGAACCTAGTGTAATTTCCTGATTGTGGAACtccgcagaagcagaaggtgCACCGGAGGAATCCACTGAAGAACCGACCCGGGTGCGAGCTCGTCGGAGCGACCCCCTATTTCAGAAGGCGTCATTTTCGCCGGCACCTGCAGGAACGTTTAAGTTAACGGGAGTCCGAATCTTCAGTGTCGACTCCCGTCTGTGTTTCTGGGTCTTTCGGGGGGCCGTTGGTTGTTGCCCTCAAATCCACTTTGAGAAGTCCACTTTCTCGCGAGAAAGCCTGTTGGGACCCcagttctctgttttctgctaCCTGATACTGCAGACTCCACGCACAAAAGCAATTCATGGTTTTTtcaagagacagaacgaagcCAAGTCGGAGAGACGCGTCTACGAAAAAGAGTCGCCGCAAGAAGAGCAAACGCACATCCGCCGGGTCGGCACAGATACAGACGAAGCGAGACAAGAACGTCTAtgccttcagcttcttcaaAAGGTCGACGAAGCAGGTCTTGTCCTTGACCCCatcgaaacgaagaggaatGCAGTTTCCAGATTCCAACAAGTGGAGCGCGACGCAGCTCTCGTCGTCCACCAagttcgccttcgtctcaACTCGCTGCAGCTGGTCGCGTGTGTGCAAGAGGGCCTTGATGTCCGAGAGCGGAATAACGCGGACCTGAGGAGACGCAAA
This genomic interval from Toxoplasma gondii ME49 chromosome VIIb, whole genome shotgun sequence contains the following:
- a CDS encoding hypothetical protein (encoded by transcript TGME49_260830): MTIAVRGLRRIHAALLQKEHETCDFWSDTGYREDTVTTSPGARDTTETIAEEAYDSQTGQSDYSQADSIHGISAAKNALESTRKNEHQNEDRRLLQWSSAECESPKADQEQIRRENAAKTLQQRWRQRCLSAALDFEALVCCIRHIRTLAAVEIQRIYRGSRLRRILKEELHCLILTLREEDVVQADGEGDASRERGRGDREGLRSVELIGAFGDHPWEERIRMRFCSVRRCYTAARPYTVGRHLFKFIVDNIYRCSSQYAQVADPDGNMNNYIDVSEPVPPALCLVPRFPWPLARSFRCGGPPSVVDLCGTLSKHVFSPQAEQGEENRKTDAANDSGDSMRDRWRQESKNGEKSCSKETRSNRNVACGKPSTVPVSKDQTGGHNSPRLHCHGNGEAELGDGKSEADGVETSTRENFVESLEVQTSSQNVDTRTGDQPAEAQLGDESLRSSITLPETTRRFSLSLPLRSHTGRCQKVNAQEGQEDNEVRLVCSLETPLSRVPTLSVLPEAAERINSRDGEEPAGHPAGVSEEGSVQRLLCGHTDEENPEMLADLDDVVAPLLRFPRWSALGRRERHERSSRILPALWRTALSRKSSVENSPPGRGCNAATNVSVSSFPAAKEKCKDCGSGHSPSDGSQTSRSPALPEWAWNTTRVWSPSPRQVAARIHFGGDAVGESFREGDCGCESLFRRAQAPDKASHSNPSCFHGFEAEDKPGKDMSFDTLHQVEKHSTFSSPGSVQSASDTRDSLICTSEQPLEKRMRHRQGDSKRRAQSLPACHHRQNTVSCLVETVTKLQPRRRGSLIAPDSDTIASLDSGGGVSVYLNEPSMDATEALALADVASVSQSSEESRGRQNTTNVLVFDGTVSALVVPGLEGGGVASKSCGSRVADLNESKREAHPDAVHTLGAKGSVSLDRNPSLSYAVVSSEGHRHSSEAGNESSCVLLVGPRPSEGEGEQLIESDPFAGASDGVKVCRRSGASAEATDGSEMQSRSTQKQRQETSACSSSDGLSRGTAVLRKQTSFSDLPVSRLREEIQRQKEKGRSDILIQGKGRFSGVSLPANISPQCGELDGMNRLTREPFQNRKKAASADWSVEFAATHMEERCEQFVEHESKLVGWKREETQEKESVRGKDQSGNALLVVEEAKLRRPCGRLPPLALEKLLFTAALKIPEKCIHSAISQSMPIAWLRGIQEETTSKVLCRVAALRRPTPSDSPHPCGMQELGGGR
- a CDS encoding hypothetical protein (encoded by transcript TGME49_260825), producing the protein MAYLYYPTVTLQRVTNPVAVYPATYVPTGYYVSAAVPLYCCYTQPPCCHCVRIAHAEANKRNGTGSKCRGRSHRRISIGQSDYGYRSHSPQG